A segment of the Bacillus licheniformis DSM 13 = ATCC 14580 genome:
AAATGGCCGGCGTCATTTTATACGGAGACACCAGCGGCAGCCAAAGGCTGTTGGAAAGCATCATCAAACAAAGGGATATTACCGTTGTCAAAAAAGAGCTGTTTCAATCGGAGGAAGACAGTTCAGTCGCTTCTATGGCGGTTCGTGAAACGATCTGCCAATGCAACGCGGTTTCAAAAGGCATGATCATGGAAGCGATACAGACGCACGGTTTAAAGACGGCCGAGGAGGTCAAACGCTGTACAAAAGCTTCCGGGTCATGCGGCGGCTGCAGGCCGTTGGTCGAGGAACTGCTCCTCCATACCGCCGAACATGATGGTCACATATCTGCGGCGGAACAACCGATGTGCGCCTGCACTTCATTCACGGAAGATGAAGTCGTGAACGAAATACAGATGAGAAATCTTTCTTCCGTTCACGAAGTCATCTCGGCGCTCGGCTGGAAAAATAGCAGCGGATGCCGGATTTGCGTGCCCGCGCTTCACTACTATTTAAAAATGATCCGTCCGGACATCGCCTATGAGGAGCACGAAGAGGAGACGGATGCCATCATCCCGCAAATGTACGGAGGCCGGACGAATGCCGAAGAGCTGAAGCGCATTGCAGGAGTGATTGAAAAATATCAAATTCAAGAGGTGTACATGACACACCATCAGAGATTAAAGCTTGCCGGCATCAAGCCGGAGCATATAGAGCGCGTGAAAGAAGAACTCGGCATGCCGTATTGCCTGCCGCAACAGCAGCGGATCGCCGCGGTTAAAACGTGCCCATGCGGATCACCGCAGATTCAAACATTGGCAGCAGACTTGGAAAAAGCAGCAGAATCCCTCCTCATTCCGGCCAAGGTCTCCATTGGGGTGTCGGGCTGTTTGGACGATTGCGTGTACGCTTCAGTTCATGACATCGGACTTCTCAAAGTAAACGGAGGATGGGAGATTTATGCGGGCGGCCAAGGAGGACAGCATGCTTCCCCGGGAGAGCTGCTTTCAGTAGCCGACTCGGCGGAGGAAGCGGGTGAACTCATGAAAGGCCTGCTTCAATATTACCGCGAAACAGCAAACTATCTTGAGAAGATCGGGCATTGGATTGAACGCGCCGGCATCATTCATATCCGGGAAGTTTTATTTGACAACGGACTTCGCGGCCAGCTGTTCGAACGGCTTGAAAAAGAAAAGCGGCTGGCTCAGCAAGAAATGATAAAAGGGCTGATGTGAAATGACAGAACGATTGCTAAAGTACTTTCGCACAAAGCAAAAAGAAGTGCAATCCGAAAAAACGTATGACACCCAATGTCCATTTTGCAGCATGCAGTGCAAAATGCAGCTCATTGAACAGACGATTGTGACAAGAAAAAAATACACGGCGGTCGGAAAAGACAATCCGACGACAAAGGGGCGGCTGTGCATGAAAGGGATGAACGCCCATCAGCACGCGTTTCATTCAGAGAGAATCACCCATCCGCTGATCAAAAAAAACGGCGAATTTGTCCGTGTATCATGGGAAGAAGCGCTTCAGTACATCAAAGAACAAGTAACAGCGATCCAGCATGAAGACGGCCGCGATGCTTTGAGTGTATACGGCAGCGCGTCCATTACAAACGAAGAAGCGTACCTGCTCGGGAAGTTCGCCCGCGTCGCCTTGAAGACGAAGCATATTGACTACAACGGCAGGCTTTGCATGTCGGCGGCCGCAACAGCTGCAAATCAAACCTTCGGAATGGACCGGGGACTGACAAATGCCCTTTCCGAGATCCCCCATGCAAGGGTCATCATCCTCGCAGGTACGAATATCGCCGAGTGCCAGCCGACGATCATGCCGTATTTTGAAGAAGCGAAGCAAAACAGGGCGTACATCATCGTCATTGATCCCCGCGAAACGGCAACGGCCAAGATCGCCGACCTGCATTTGAAAATCAAGCCGGGAACAGACGCCGCGCTCGCAAACGGAATGCTGAAAATCATCATTGAAGAACAGCTGACAGACGGAGCTTTTATCAGAGATAGAGCTGAAGGGTTTGAAGAGGTCAAGCGCCATGTAGCATCTTTATCGCTTGAAGACATTTCGGCCAAAACCGGGATACAAATCGAGCAGATCAAAAAAGCCGCGGTAAAATTCGCCCGCGAGGAGACGGGAATGCTGTTCACGGCAAGAGGGGTTGAACAGCAGACTGACGGAACGGCTGCTGTAAGAAATTTACTGAATATTCTAATATCAACGGGGAAAATCGGCAAATATGCTTGCGGCTACGGCGCCGTCACCGGGCAAGGAAACGGGCAGGGGGCGCGGGAGCACGGGCAGAAAGCAGACCAGCTGCCAGGTTACCGTTCGATTGAAAATGAAGCCGACCGCGCCTATATTGCGGATGTTTGGGGCATAAAAGCTGAAGATCTTCCGGGAAAAGGCGTATCCGCTTATGAAATGATGAAGAAAGTTCATGAAGGCGAAATTACAGGAATGTTTTTAATGTGTTCAAACCCTGTTGTATCCAGCCCGACCGCCGGCTTTGTCAAATCCGCTTTGGGTAAATTAAAGTTTTTTGCCGCCGTTGATTTGTTTCTTTCTGAAACGGCAATACTCGCGGATGTCGTTCTCCCAGCATCATCCTATCTCGAGGACGAAGGAACGATGACCAATCTGGAAGGCAGAGTGACATTAAGGGAAGCCTCAAAGCCGTGTCCCGGTGAAGCGAGGCATGACTGGCAAATTATTTGCGATATCGCTAAAGCGCTTGGAAAAGGCCGCTATTTTTCATATCGATCGGCAGAGGATGTTTTTAATGAATTGAGAAAAGCGAGCCGCGGCGGAATTGCCGACTATTCGGGCATCACCTATGAACGTCTGAGAAAGGAAGGCGGCATTTTATGGCCCTGTCCAGAAGAGGGGCACCCTGGAACACAGCGCCTGTTTGAATCATCCTTCTCCCACCCGGACAAAAAAGCAAGAATGTGCGTCGTCCCGAACGAACCAAAGGTCAAAAAAGATGTACCGACTGAGGAGTATCCCCTTATTCTGACGACCGGAAGGGTGATGTCTCACTATTTAACCGGGGTACAGACGAGAAGGAGCGCTGCGCTCAAGGCGAGACACTTTGAATCATTTATGGAAATCCATCCGAAAACGGCGGAAAAGTACAATATTGGCGACCGGGTGCTGGTCAGGGTGGAATCAAAAAGAGGCAGCATCATCGTCAGGAGCAAATGGTCGGAAGCCATCAGGCCGGATACCGTTTTTGTACCGATACATTGGGCGGATTCGCAAAATGTGAACGATTTGATAGCGGAAACGCTCGATCCGTCCTGCAGCATGCCGGGATTTAAGGTTTGCTCCGTGAAAATTCGTCCGTCAGTTGACAATTTTGTGAATAAATTGTCATAAAAAGTCATAAAAAGTTTACAAAATTAACTATAATTTGTGATAGTTTTAAAGATGTAAATAGAATACTTGTTTAGGGCGTATAGTGAATTGTTTTGAAAAAGGGGAGGATCATAGTGAAAAAAAAGCAGCTTGTCCTTGTAGGGAACGGTATGGCCGGGGTCAGGGCCATTGAAGAAATTCTTAAAATTTCAAACGAAGAGTTTCAGATCACGATTTTCGGCAGCGAACCGCACCCAAACTATAACCGGATTCTTCTTTCCAAAGTGCTTCAAGGAGATACGGATGTTAAGGACATTACACTGAATGATTGGGATTGGTATGAAGAAAACGGCATTCAGCTGTATACAGGTGAAGAAGTCGTTAAAGTTGATCCGGAGTCCAAAACCGTCATCACGGATACGGGAAGAGTCCAGCCGTATGATGAACTGATTTTGGCGACAGGTTCTC
Coding sequences within it:
- the nirB gene encoding nitrite reductase large subunit NirB — encoded protein: MGKQRLVLIGNGMAGVRTAEEISLHGGSRFEIVIIGSEPHPGYNRILLSSVLQGETDWNDVMTKSRSWYEENGITLYTGETAVAIDTVNQTVATDQNREIAYDKLIIATGSSPFILPVHGADKEGVYGFRTIDDCRAFINASKRFKKAAVIGGGILGLEAARGLANLGMKVDVVHHSSSIMQTQLDPPASAMLQKELERQGIHFLLEKDTEAILGTSRAEGVRFKDGTKISADLVVMAAGVRPNIELAKASGISTNRAIIVSDYMETNVPNVYAVGECAEHNGTVYGLVKPLYEQGKVLAKHICGLECSGYQGSVQSAALKMSGIDVFSAGKITEDDSTTAIKLLDEAAGVYKKAVFQGDKMAGVILYGDTSGSQRLLESIIKQRDITVVKKELFQSEEDSSVASMAVRETICQCNAVSKGMIMEAIQTHGLKTAEEVKRCTKASGSCGGCRPLVEELLLHTAEHDGHISAAEQPMCACTSFTEDEVVNEIQMRNLSSVHEVISALGWKNSSGCRICVPALHYYLKMIRPDIAYEEHEEETDAIIPQMYGGRTNAEELKRIAGVIEKYQIQEVYMTHHQRLKLAGIKPEHIERVKEELGMPYCLPQQQRIAAVKTCPCGSPQIQTLAADLEKAAESLLIPAKVSIGVSGCLDDCVYASVHDIGLLKVNGGWEIYAGGQGGQHASPGELLSVADSAEEAGELMKGLLQYYRETANYLEKIGHWIERAGIIHIREVLFDNGLRGQLFERLEKEKRLAQQEMIKGLM
- the nasC gene encoding assimilatory nitrate reductase catalytic subunit NasC, with the translated sequence MTERLLKYFRTKQKEVQSEKTYDTQCPFCSMQCKMQLIEQTIVTRKKYTAVGKDNPTTKGRLCMKGMNAHQHAFHSERITHPLIKKNGEFVRVSWEEALQYIKEQVTAIQHEDGRDALSVYGSASITNEEAYLLGKFARVALKTKHIDYNGRLCMSAAATAANQTFGMDRGLTNALSEIPHARVIILAGTNIAECQPTIMPYFEEAKQNRAYIIVIDPRETATAKIADLHLKIKPGTDAALANGMLKIIIEEQLTDGAFIRDRAEGFEEVKRHVASLSLEDISAKTGIQIEQIKKAAVKFAREETGMLFTARGVEQQTDGTAAVRNLLNILISTGKIGKYACGYGAVTGQGNGQGAREHGQKADQLPGYRSIENEADRAYIADVWGIKAEDLPGKGVSAYEMMKKVHEGEITGMFLMCSNPVVSSPTAGFVKSALGKLKFFAAVDLFLSETAILADVVLPASSYLEDEGTMTNLEGRVTLREASKPCPGEARHDWQIICDIAKALGKGRYFSYRSAEDVFNELRKASRGGIADYSGITYERLRKEGGILWPCPEEGHPGTQRLFESSFSHPDKKARMCVVPNEPKVKKDVPTEEYPLILTTGRVMSHYLTGVQTRRSAALKARHFESFMEIHPKTAEKYNIGDRVLVRVESKRGSIIVRSKWSEAIRPDTVFVPIHWADSQNVNDLIAETLDPSCSMPGFKVCSVKIRPSVDNFVNKLS